In the genome of Rhodoplanes sp. Z2-YC6860, one region contains:
- a CDS encoding Maf family protein codes for MPLWLAADPLMLASKSASRRAVLESAGIPIDIEPADVDEREIEARAGFDDPGRVAALLAREKASAVSAKHPQRMVLGADQTLALGKRRFSKAPDRAVAREQVAALRGNVHTLNSALAVMRGGAVLFETVDAAHLTMRNFSDAFLDSYLDAVGDRVLSSVGGYQLEGMGIQLFERVEGDHFTVLGLPLLPLLGWLRQAGLLAT; via the coding sequence ATGCCGTTGTGGCTCGCCGCCGATCCCTTGATGCTTGCGTCAAAAAGCGCTTCGCGGCGCGCTGTCCTGGAAAGCGCCGGCATCCCGATCGATATCGAGCCGGCCGATGTCGACGAGCGCGAAATCGAGGCACGCGCGGGCTTTGACGATCCGGGGCGGGTCGCGGCACTGCTCGCGCGCGAGAAGGCCAGTGCGGTTTCAGCCAAGCACCCGCAGCGCATGGTGCTCGGCGCCGATCAGACGCTGGCGCTCGGCAAGCGTCGTTTTTCCAAGGCTCCCGATCGCGCAGTCGCGCGTGAGCAGGTCGCGGCCCTTCGCGGCAATGTGCACACGCTGAACTCGGCTTTGGCGGTGATGCGCGGCGGCGCGGTGCTGTTTGAAACCGTCGATGCCGCGCATCTGACCATGCGGAACTTTTCCGACGCGTTCCTCGACAGCTACCTCGATGCGGTCGGCGACAGAGTATTGTCGAGCGTTGGTGGCTATCAGCTCGAAGGTATGGGCATTCAGCTGTTCGAGCGTGTCGAGGGTGACCATTTCACGGTGCTCGGCCTGCCTCTGTTGCCGCTGCTCGGCTGGCTTCGGCAGGCCGGTCTCTTGGCGACTTGA
- the coaE gene encoding dephospho-CoA kinase (Dephospho-CoA kinase (CoaE) performs the final step in coenzyme A biosynthesis.) encodes MFVLGLTGSIAMGKSTTARLFAEEGVPVHDADAAVHKLYEGGAVAPIEAAFPGVAKAGKVDRGALSQRVAGNPEALRRLEQIVHPLVRATETEFLDKAEASGAKIVVLDIPLLFETGGEKRVDAVAVVSAPAEMQRARLLERGIDMERLEALLARQMPDAAKRRRADFVVDSSQGIEHARAQVRQILAAVAKMPVRRN; translated from the coding sequence ATGTTTGTGCTCGGTCTCACCGGTTCCATCGCCATGGGCAAGTCGACCACGGCGCGGCTGTTTGCCGAGGAGGGCGTGCCGGTGCACGACGCCGATGCTGCGGTTCACAAGCTCTATGAGGGTGGAGCTGTCGCACCGATCGAGGCGGCATTTCCGGGCGTCGCGAAGGCCGGCAAAGTCGACCGCGGCGCGTTAAGCCAGCGCGTTGCCGGCAACCCGGAGGCGCTCCGGCGGCTCGAGCAGATCGTGCATCCGCTGGTCCGGGCCACCGAGACCGAGTTCCTCGATAAGGCCGAAGCTTCCGGCGCCAAGATCGTGGTGCTGGATATCCCGCTGCTATTCGAAACAGGCGGCGAAAAGCGCGTCGATGCCGTTGCGGTGGTTTCGGCGCCGGCCGAGATGCAGCGGGCGCGGCTTCTGGAGCGCGGCATCGACATGGAACGGCTGGAAGCGCTGCTGGCGCGCCAGATGCCCGACGCTGCAAAGCGCCGCCGCGCCGATTTCGTGGTGGACAGCTCGCAAGGAATTGAGCACGCGCGGGCGCAGGTGCGCCAAATTCTCGCGGCAGTCGCTAAGATGCCGGTCCGGCGCAACTGA
- the dnaQ gene encoding DNA polymerase III subunit epsilon, protein MREIVFDTETTGLDPNQGDRLVEIGCIELVNRFPSGRTFHCYFNPERDMPEAAFNVHGLSVDFLKDKPLFAHKVEELIEFLGDAPLIAHNAMFDLGFLNAELGRAKKTVVSRERLIDTLMLARRKHPGGSNRLDDLCARYKIDNSKRVKHGALLDAELLAEVYIELIGARQTSLGLATVVAGVVETRTVSATMLTRAMPLTPRITDAERAAHREFVATLGDEAIWKKYWPTEAKPEERAAS, encoded by the coding sequence ATGCGCGAGATCGTTTTCGACACCGAAACCACCGGCCTCGATCCCAACCAGGGCGATCGGCTGGTCGAGATCGGCTGCATCGAACTGGTCAATCGGTTTCCATCGGGCCGCACATTCCACTGCTACTTCAATCCGGAACGCGACATGCCGGAGGCGGCGTTCAATGTGCACGGATTGAGCGTCGATTTTCTGAAAGACAAGCCGCTGTTCGCCCACAAGGTGGAAGAGCTGATCGAATTTCTCGGCGACGCGCCGCTGATCGCGCACAACGCCATGTTCGATCTCGGCTTCCTCAATGCCGAACTGGGCCGCGCGAAAAAGACCGTGGTCAGCCGCGAGCGCCTGATCGACACGTTGATGCTGGCGCGCCGCAAGCATCCCGGCGGTTCCAACCGCCTCGACGATCTTTGCGCGCGCTACAAGATCGACAACTCCAAGCGCGTCAAACACGGCGCGTTGCTCGACGCCGAGCTGCTGGCCGAGGTCTACATCGAGCTGATCGGCGCGCGACAGACCAGCCTGGGCCTCGCCACGGTGGTGGCCGGCGTGGTGGAAACGCGCACGGTCTCGGCGACAATGCTGACACGCGCCATGCCGCTGACGCCCCGCATCACCGATGCCGAGCGCGCCGCACACCGCGAATTCGTCGCAACCCTTGGCGACGAAGCGATCTGGAAAAAATATTGGCCTACAGAGGCCAAGCCCGAAGAGCGGGCCGCGTCATAA
- the secB gene encoding protein-export chaperone SecB, with translation MSDTNGGPAQDPGAGAMPQLMVLAQYTKDLSFENPNAPQSLGQNTQPQINISVNVGAKQLGGTDFEVELRLEGKAEAAGSVMFNIELVFAGAFRIQNIPQENLQPVLMIECPRILFPFAREIIATSVRNGGFPPLLLDPIDFMALYQQRLSQAQPGMPGVGTA, from the coding sequence GTGAGTGACACGAACGGCGGCCCAGCCCAGGATCCGGGCGCGGGCGCGATGCCTCAGCTCATGGTGCTTGCGCAATACACCAAGGACCTCTCCTTCGAGAATCCGAACGCGCCGCAGTCGCTCGGCCAGAACACCCAGCCGCAGATCAACATCTCGGTGAATGTCGGCGCCAAACAACTCGGGGGGACCGACTTCGAAGTCGAGCTGCGGCTGGAAGGCAAGGCCGAGGCCGCCGGCAGCGTGATGTTCAACATCGAACTGGTGTTCGCCGGCGCGTTCCGCATCCAGAACATTCCGCAGGAAAATCTGCAGCCGGTGCTGATGATCGAATGCCCGCGCATCCTGTTCCCGTTCGCGCGCGAGATCATCGCGACGTCGGTGCGCAACGGCGGGTTCCCGCCGCTGCTGCTCGACCCGATCGATTTCATGGCGCTCTATCAGCAGCGGCTGTCGCAAGCGCAACCGGGCATGCCGGGCGTGGGAACCGCGTAA
- a CDS encoding FxsA family protein — MVKRIIIAILLLPAAEIAAFVFVAALVGVVGALLLMVATTVAGFLVLRRSGRGKIANFRIAVSDAEITATEVNSAGFLTVLAGLLLVLPGFLTDLVGIALLIAPVRQWCGRMARRWFQNWAGGQTRQDPSVIDLSPEEWKQVRERKLTYRPKKPKSQPKSH; from the coding sequence ATGGTGAAACGGATTATCATTGCCATTCTGCTGCTTCCGGCGGCTGAAATTGCAGCATTCGTGTTTGTCGCGGCCCTCGTCGGGGTCGTGGGCGCCTTGCTGCTGATGGTCGCGACCACGGTGGCGGGCTTCCTGGTGCTGCGACGTTCCGGCCGCGGCAAAATCGCCAACTTCCGCATCGCGGTGTCCGATGCCGAAATAACCGCCACCGAGGTGAACAGTGCCGGCTTCCTGACAGTGCTGGCCGGGCTGCTGCTGGTCCTGCCCGGGTTCCTTACCGACCTGGTGGGGATCGCACTGCTGATCGCGCCGGTGCGCCAATGGTGCGGCCGCATGGCCCGGCGCTGGTTTCAGAATTGGGCCGGCGGCCAAACGCGTCAGGATCCGTCCGTGATCGACCTTTCGCCAGAGGAGTGGAAACAAGTTCGGGAACGCAAGCTGACGTACCGGCCCAAGAAACCGAAATCACAGCCGAAATCGCATTAA
- a CDS encoding Tim44/TimA family putative adaptor protein has product MFDIYTIIFLALAVFIFLRLRSVLGQRTGRERPPYDPYSSARDAMRPAPGDKVVALPGRAPDTQKSSEPAEPVDRWKGIAENGSALASGLDAIAREDKSFDPKHFVTGSRAAYDMIVTAFAAGDRRQLKNLLGREVYDGFEAAIKEREQRGETVESRFVAIDKADLTGAELRGKTAQVTVRFHSQLISVTRDKQGAVIDGNPDKVTDVTDVWTFARDITSRDPNWKLVATEAGQ; this is encoded by the coding sequence GTGTTTGATATCTACACCATCATCTTCCTGGCGCTGGCGGTGTTCATCTTCCTGCGTTTGCGGAGCGTGCTCGGTCAACGGACCGGCCGCGAGCGGCCGCCCTACGATCCCTATTCGTCGGCGCGCGACGCCATGCGCCCGGCGCCGGGCGACAAGGTGGTGGCGCTGCCGGGCCGCGCGCCCGACACGCAGAAGTCATCGGAGCCCGCAGAGCCGGTGGATCGCTGGAAGGGCATTGCCGAGAATGGCTCGGCACTTGCCTCTGGCCTCGACGCCATCGCCCGCGAAGACAAGAGCTTCGACCCCAAGCATTTCGTGACTGGCTCCCGCGCCGCCTATGACATGATCGTCACCGCGTTTGCCGCCGGCGACCGCCGCCAGCTCAAGAATCTCCTGGGCCGCGAGGTCTATGACGGCTTCGAAGCCGCGATCAAGGAACGCGAGCAGCGTGGCGAAACCGTCGAGTCCCGTTTCGTGGCAATCGACAAAGCCGATCTCACCGGCGCCGAACTCCGCGGCAAGACCGCGCAGGTCACGGTTCGCTTCCATTCGCAACTGATCTCGGTGACGCGCGACAAACAAGGTGCGGTCATCGATGGCAACCCCGACAAGGTGACCGACGTCACCGACGTCTGGACCTTCGCGCGCGATATCACGTCGCGCGACCCGAACTGGAAACTGGTGGCGACCGAAGCGGGGCAATGA
- the mltA gene encoding murein transglycosylase A, with product MTSGRGSGSVRAGLIGSAILIAASAAGVTHAEGRNPLKIADAQYEPALFSDIDGWAEDDHDAGFASFRNSCRALLRSTAASREGQPMRTALYNVCVKANDVDVNKPGAARAFFENNFTPMRISPLGTPDGFLTGYYEPIVQGTRDHVKGYDWPLYRKPDNLLPGGRMMIAGAAVGKKKARKRKLVAYHDRAAIDDGVLAGRNLEICWLKDPVDAFFIHIQGSVRVRLDDGATMRLNYQAANGHPYYAVGRYLIDRKIVSKEDMSMDRIRDWMERNPEEGNQLRRRNKSYVFFRETNLSSEQEPLGAQGISLTPGRSIAVDRNLHVYGTPFFISAELPIETEQSTTRFRRLMIAQDTGGAIVGPARADLYFGAGDEAESIAGRIKNPGRFVMLVPHELDPRVLKGDIPLPRPRPTEQQVREFNDNQAKIEAAADHAKDDKPVKGVAAAAKKGAKKKEAASEGDDDGAPKKRKSKHKG from the coding sequence ATGACGTCGGGTCGGGGATCTGGCAGCGTCAGAGCAGGACTGATTGGCAGCGCGATCCTGATCGCTGCGAGCGCGGCCGGTGTGACACACGCCGAAGGCCGCAACCCGCTGAAGATTGCTGACGCCCAATACGAGCCGGCATTGTTCTCCGACATCGACGGTTGGGCCGAAGACGATCACGACGCAGGCTTCGCTTCGTTCCGCAACAGCTGCAGGGCGCTGTTGCGCAGCACTGCGGCGTCGCGCGAAGGCCAGCCGATGCGGACAGCGCTCTACAATGTCTGCGTCAAAGCCAACGACGTCGACGTCAACAAACCGGGTGCCGCGCGCGCATTCTTCGAGAACAACTTCACGCCGATGCGGATTTCGCCGCTCGGTACGCCGGATGGCTTCCTCACCGGGTATTACGAGCCGATCGTTCAGGGCACGCGCGATCACGTGAAGGGCTATGATTGGCCGCTCTATCGCAAGCCCGACAATCTGCTGCCCGGCGGACGCATGATGATTGCGGGTGCCGCGGTCGGCAAAAAGAAGGCCCGCAAGCGCAAGCTGGTCGCTTATCACGACCGTGCCGCGATCGACGACGGCGTGCTGGCGGGGCGCAATCTCGAAATCTGCTGGCTGAAGGATCCGGTCGATGCCTTCTTCATCCACATCCAGGGCTCGGTGCGGGTGCGGCTGGATGACGGAGCGACCATGCGGCTGAATTATCAGGCCGCCAACGGGCATCCGTATTACGCGGTCGGACGCTATCTCATCGATCGCAAGATCGTGTCCAAGGAAGACATGTCGATGGACCGCATCCGCGATTGGATGGAGCGCAACCCCGAAGAGGGCAATCAACTGCGCCGCCGCAACAAGTCCTACGTGTTCTTTCGCGAGACCAACCTGAGCAGCGAGCAGGAGCCGCTCGGCGCCCAAGGCATTTCGCTGACGCCCGGCCGCTCGATCGCGGTCGACCGCAATCTGCACGTCTACGGCACGCCGTTCTTCATCTCGGCTGAGCTGCCGATCGAAACCGAGCAATCGACCACGCGTTTCCGCCGGCTGATGATTGCGCAGGACACCGGCGGTGCGATCGTCGGGCCCGCGCGCGCCGATCTTTATTTTGGCGCCGGCGACGAGGCCGAGAGCATTGCGGGACGCATCAAGAACCCCGGGCGCTTCGTGATGCTGGTGCCGCACGAACTCGATCCGAGGGTGCTGAAGGGCGACATTCCGTTGCCGCGCCCGCGGCCGACCGAGCAGCAGGTTCGGGAATTCAACGACAATCAGGCCAAGATCGAAGCCGCGGCTGACCACGCGAAAGACGACAAACCGGTCAAAGGCGTCGCGGCCGCGGCCAAGAAGGGCGCAAAGAAAAAAGAAGCCGCAAGCGAAGGCGACGACGACGGCGCGCCGAAGAAACGCAAGTCCAAGCACAAGGGATGA
- a CDS encoding Smr/MutS family protein, giving the protein MSRRRLSDEETALWEGVVRSISPLRRPPKRKSPAEAAEIEKPPAKARAASAHKKPAGKPVSPVAVSPPRPAAPPPLAPLGRKLKQRIARGTHAIDGRLDLHGFTQADAHGALLHFLASRQARGARVVLVITGKGGRGGDPLAERGVLKRMVPLWLGLPEFRSLAVGFEAAAIGHGGEGALYVTLRKGR; this is encoded by the coding sequence ATGAGCCGGCGACGGCTGAGCGACGAGGAGACCGCCCTGTGGGAGGGCGTCGTCCGTTCGATCTCGCCGTTGCGCCGGCCGCCGAAGCGCAAATCGCCGGCCGAGGCTGCTGAAATCGAGAAGCCTCCGGCAAAAGCGCGAGCGGCGTCAGCTCATAAAAAGCCCGCCGGCAAACCCGTGTCACCTGTAGCGGTTTCTCCGCCGCGACCCGCCGCGCCGCCACCGCTTGCGCCGCTCGGCCGCAAGCTCAAGCAGCGCATTGCGCGCGGCACGCACGCGATCGACGGTCGGCTCGACCTGCACGGTTTCACCCAGGCTGATGCGCACGGCGCGCTGCTGCACTTCCTTGCAAGTCGGCAGGCGCGAGGCGCCCGGGTCGTCCTGGTCATCACCGGCAAGGGCGGCCGCGGCGGTGACCCATTGGCCGAGCGCGGCGTCCTCAAGCGCATGGTGCCGCTTTGGCTGGGGCTTCCCGAGTTCCGTTCTCTGGCCGTCGGTTTCGAGGCCGCCGCGATCGGCCATGGCGGCGAGGGCGCGCTTTACGTCACGCTCCGGAAGGGCCGTTAG
- a CDS encoding AbrB/MazE/SpoVT family DNA-binding domain-containing protein, with protein MKSQVRKVGNSHGVIIPKPLLDEAGIVEGDVVTMKVNKKGRIVLAPVRAEVRAGWAADSKALAQAGEAGRIWPNGQGSRR; from the coding sequence GTGAAAAGCCAGGTCCGCAAAGTCGGGAATTCCCATGGCGTGATCATCCCCAAGCCGTTGCTGGACGAGGCCGGCATCGTTGAGGGCGACGTGGTGACGATGAAGGTCAACAAGAAGGGTCGCATCGTGCTGGCGCCGGTTCGCGCCGAGGTGCGGGCCGGCTGGGCCGCCGACAGCAAGGCGCTGGCGCAGGCCGGCGAAGCCGGCCGCATCTGGCCGAACGGGCAGGGGTCCAGGCGATAG
- a CDS encoding type II toxin-antitoxin system PemK/MazF family toxin yields the protein MVSRGDVWLVLAADGSANAEPHPCVVLSPPEIHDHLGVVTVAPIGHSNSHAAYRVPTMLSGQPAVIHLDQIKTVEKHALTRQIGTVERKTLTAALAALREMFAE from the coding sequence ATGGTGAGCCGCGGCGACGTGTGGCTGGTGCTGGCCGCCGATGGCAGCGCGAACGCGGAGCCGCACCCGTGCGTGGTCCTGTCGCCGCCTGAAATTCACGACCACCTCGGCGTCGTGACGGTTGCGCCGATCGGCCACAGCAACAGCCACGCCGCCTATCGAGTGCCGACGATGCTTTCGGGCCAGCCTGCGGTGATCCATCTCGATCAGATCAAGACCGTCGAGAAGCATGCGTTGACGCGCCAGATCGGCACGGTCGAGCGCAAGACGCTGACGGCTGCGCTTGCGGCCTTGCGCGAAATGTTCGCCGAGTAG
- a CDS encoding LLM class flavin-dependent oxidoreductase, which produces MRLGMFMMPVHPPGRSMSETLAEDTAKSVLADKLGYDELWMGEHFSATTEPFPSPLMFLAGLVPQTRNLTFGTAVINLPNHHPAIVAAECAQFDHMSGGRFLMGVGSGGLASDFELFNIDPAARQRQFMESIDMILRIWAQDPPYDIKGEFWNVQIQRAIMPELGVGTMPKPLQKPHPPIHISISSPDSASAKLAGSKGWGIISGPVAPLYAVANHWRAYSEARREAGSRARSEDWRVSRLMIVAPTDAEAEERVYGERASNHYYCSYMRKALAAAKRLWMIKPQPEMPDEDCTPEAIMNECVIYGSPRTVLDRLVALRERVGPFGTLLQIGLDWGGPNEAWEREGMRLLAQDVMPRFRQHVTAQAAE; this is translated from the coding sequence ATGCGTCTTGGAATGTTCATGATGCCGGTGCACCCGCCCGGCCGGTCCATGTCCGAGACCCTTGCCGAGGACACGGCGAAATCCGTGCTCGCCGATAAGCTCGGTTATGACGAGCTGTGGATGGGCGAGCACTTCTCCGCCACCACCGAGCCGTTCCCCTCGCCGCTGATGTTCCTCGCCGGCCTGGTGCCGCAAACCAGGAACCTCACCTTCGGCACCGCCGTCATCAACCTGCCCAACCATCATCCGGCAATCGTCGCGGCCGAGTGCGCGCAGTTCGACCACATGAGCGGCGGCCGCTTCCTGATGGGCGTCGGCTCCGGCGGCCTCGCCTCGGACTTCGAACTGTTCAACATCGATCCGGCCGCACGCCAGCGCCAGTTCATGGAATCGATCGACATGATCCTGCGCATTTGGGCGCAGGATCCGCCCTACGACATCAAGGGCGAATTCTGGAACGTGCAGATCCAGCGGGCGATCATGCCGGAGCTCGGCGTCGGCACCATGCCGAAGCCGCTGCAAAAGCCGCATCCGCCGATCCACATCTCGATTTCGAGCCCGGACTCGGCCTCGGCGAAGCTTGCGGGGTCCAAAGGCTGGGGCATCATTTCCGGACCGGTCGCACCGCTGTATGCAGTCGCCAATCACTGGCGGGCCTATAGCGAGGCGCGGCGCGAAGCCGGCTCCCGCGCCCGAAGCGAAGACTGGCGCGTGTCACGCCTGATGATCGTGGCGCCGACCGACGCTGAAGCCGAGGAGCGCGTCTACGGCGAGCGCGCCTCGAACCACTATTATTGCAGCTATATGCGAAAAGCGCTCGCGGCCGCCAAGCGCCTCTGGATGATCAAGCCGCAGCCCGAGATGCCGGACGAGGACTGCACGCCGGAAGCGATCATGAACGAGTGCGTGATCTATGGTTCGCCGCGCACCGTGCTCGACCGGCTCGTGGCGTTGCGCGAGCGCGTCGGGCCGTTCGGCACGCTCCTCCAGATCGGGCTCGACTGGGGCGGACCGAACGAGGCCTGGGAGCGCGAGGGCATGCGTCTTCTTGCGCAAGACGTCATGCCGCGCTTCCGCCAGCACGTGACCGCGCAGGCGGCCGAATAG
- a CDS encoding DUF6481 family protein, with the protein MAFRIPDLQERQNTAAAAKKQMLERFRAAAQDPNLADKLAERAKIHEARQARLAEREAERKAREVELAAKAAREAERAAAAKREAERLAAVAAEEEAERQRLADIALKAEQKARRDERYAARKAAKKKRKRL; encoded by the coding sequence ATGGCTTTCAGAATTCCCGATCTTCAAGAGCGTCAGAATACGGCCGCGGCCGCCAAGAAGCAGATGCTGGAGCGCTTCCGCGCTGCAGCCCAGGACCCGAACCTCGCCGACAAGCTCGCCGAGCGCGCCAAAATCCACGAGGCGCGACAGGCCCGGCTGGCCGAGCGCGAGGCCGAGAGGAAAGCACGCGAGGTCGAACTCGCAGCAAAAGCTGCCCGTGAAGCCGAACGCGCCGCTGCGGCGAAGCGTGAAGCCGAACGGCTTGCGGCCGTCGCGGCCGAAGAGGAAGCCGAGCGTCAGCGGCTGGCAGACATCGCGCTGAAGGCCGAGCAGAAGGCCCGGCGCGACGAACGCTATGCGGCCCGCAAGGCGGCCAAGAAGAAGCGCAAGCGTCTCTAA
- the hslU gene encoding ATP-dependent protease ATPase subunit HslU: MSDFSPREIVSELDRFIVGQADAKRAVAIALRNRWRRLQLEDRLREEVLPKNILMIGPTGVGKTEISRRLAKLAGAPFIKVEATKFTEVGYVGRDVEQIVRDLLEVGIALTREKKRKDVQVRAEQAAEARVVDALVGPNASASTKEAFRKKLRAGELNDKEIEIEVQASGGGMPMFDIPGMPGSQVGAINIGDIFGKLGGRTKTRRVTVDESHEILVAEESDKLLDQDQVTQEAIRSVEQNGIVFLDEIDKITARDGRVGGDVSREGVQRDLLPLIEGTTVSTKHGAVKTDHILFIASGAFHLSKPSDLLPELQGRLPIRVELKPLTRDDMRRILTEPEASLIKQYIALMGTEGVTLEFTEDAIDAIADVAVAVNSSVENIGARRLQTVMERVLDEISFGATDRAGETIRIDTGYVQSHIGDLAKNTDLSRFIL; the protein is encoded by the coding sequence ATGAGTGACTTCTCTCCCCGCGAAATCGTCTCCGAGCTCGACCGCTTCATCGTCGGACAGGCCGACGCCAAGCGCGCGGTCGCAATCGCTCTGCGCAACCGCTGGCGGCGGCTGCAGCTCGAAGACAGGCTGCGCGAAGAGGTGCTGCCGAAAAACATCCTGATGATCGGGCCGACCGGCGTCGGCAAGACCGAGATTTCGCGGCGGCTGGCGAAGCTCGCCGGCGCCCCTTTCATCAAGGTCGAAGCCACCAAGTTCACCGAGGTGGGTTATGTCGGCCGCGACGTCGAGCAGATCGTCCGCGACCTCCTCGAAGTCGGCATTGCGCTGACGCGCGAGAAGAAGCGCAAGGACGTGCAGGTGCGCGCCGAGCAGGCCGCCGAGGCGCGTGTGGTGGACGCGCTGGTCGGTCCGAACGCCAGCGCCTCCACCAAGGAAGCGTTCCGGAAAAAGCTTCGCGCCGGCGAGCTCAATGACAAGGAAATCGAGATCGAGGTGCAGGCCTCCGGCGGCGGCATGCCGATGTTCGATATTCCCGGCATGCCGGGCTCCCAGGTCGGCGCGATCAACATCGGCGACATTTTCGGCAAGCTCGGCGGCCGCACCAAGACGCGCCGCGTCACGGTCGACGAATCGCACGAGATTCTCGTGGCCGAAGAGTCCGACAAGCTGCTCGATCAGGATCAGGTGACCCAGGAGGCGATCCGGTCGGTGGAGCAGAACGGCATCGTATTCCTCGACGAAATCGACAAGATCACCGCGCGCGACGGCCGTGTCGGCGGCGACGTGTCCCGCGAGGGCGTGCAGCGCGACCTGCTGCCGCTGATCGAGGGCACGACGGTGTCGACCAAGCACGGCGCGGTGAAGACCGACCACATCCTGTTCATCGCATCCGGCGCATTTCATCTGTCGAAGCCGTCGGACCTGCTGCCCGAACTCCAGGGCCGGCTCCCCATCCGCGTCGAGCTCAAGCCGCTCACCCGCGACGACATGCGCCGCATCCTGACCGAACCCGAGGCCTCGCTGATCAAGCAATACATCGCGCTGATGGGCACCGAGGGCGTCACCCTGGAATTCACCGAGGACGCAATCGACGCCATCGCCGACGTCGCGGTGGCGGTGAATTCCAGCGTCGAGAACATCGGCGCGCGGCGCCTGCAGACCGTGATGGAGCGGGTGCTCGACGAAATTTCGTTCGGCGCCACCGACCGCGCCGGCGAGACCATACGGATCGACACCGGTTACGTGCAGAGCCATATCGGCGATCTTGCCAAGAACACCGATCTCAGCCGGTTCATTCTGTGA
- a CDS encoding GNAT family N-acetyltransferase — protein MAARYEFTPMTAADLPLIRRWLETPHVAEWWHDPVEQFELVSGDLGHPDMAQFIVATDARPFAYLQCYNISAWDAGFGPQPDGTRGLDQFIGEPDMLDRGHGSALVRTFAENLLANGTPRIVIDPDPNNTRAIRAYEKAGFSKDRLVDTPDGVALLMFRNAGAS, from the coding sequence GTGGCGGCACGGTACGAGTTCACGCCGATGACCGCAGCCGACCTGCCGCTGATCCGGCGCTGGCTCGAGACGCCGCATGTTGCCGAGTGGTGGCACGATCCGGTCGAACAGTTCGAGCTCGTCAGCGGCGATCTTGGCCATCCCGACATGGCGCAGTTCATCGTTGCAACGGACGCGCGGCCGTTTGCGTATCTACAATGTTACAACATCAGTGCCTGGGATGCCGGCTTCGGCCCGCAGCCGGACGGCACGCGCGGCCTCGATCAGTTCATCGGCGAACCGGACATGCTCGATCGTGGCCACGGCTCGGCGCTTGTCCGCACCTTCGCCGAAAATCTGCTGGCGAATGGCACGCCACGCATTGTGATCGATCCCGATCCCAACAATACACGCGCCATTCGAGCGTATGAGAAGGCGGGCTTCAGCAAAGACCGTTTGGTCGATACGCCCGATGGCGTTGCCCTACTGATGTTTCGCAACGCGGGTGCGTCATGA
- the hslV gene encoding ATP-dependent protease subunit HslV — protein sequence MQQPTPTELWHGTTILTVRKGGIVAVGGDGQVSIGQTIIKGNAKKVRRLAKGDVIGGFAGATADAFTLFERLEAKLEQYPGQLTRAAVELAKDWRTDRYLRRLEAMMIVADKDVSLVLTGTGDVLEPEAGVIGIGSGGNYALAAARALVDGPLDAESIVRKSLDIAADICVYTNRNVTIETLKA from the coding sequence ATGCAGCAACCAACCCCAACCGAACTCTGGCACGGCACCACCATCCTCACCGTCCGTAAGGGCGGCATCGTCGCGGTCGGCGGCGACGGCCAGGTCTCGATCGGTCAGACCATCATCAAGGGCAACGCCAAGAAGGTCCGCCGCCTCGCCAAGGGCGACGTGATCGGCGGCTTCGCAGGCGCCACCGCAGATGCCTTCACGCTGTTCGAGCGGCTCGAAGCCAAGCTCGAGCAGTATCCCGGCCAGCTCACCCGCGCCGCGGTCGAGCTTGCGAAAGACTGGCGCACCGACCGCTATCTGCGCCGGCTCGAGGCCATGATGATCGTGGCCGACAAGGACGTCTCGCTGGTGCTGACCGGCACCGGCGACGTCCTCGAGCCCGAGGCCGGCGTGATCGGCATCGGTTCCGGCGGCAATTATGCGCTGGCCGCCGCGCGCGCCCTGGTTGACGGCCCGCTCGACGCCGAGAGCATCGTCCGCAAGTCGCTCGATATCGCGGCCGACATCTGCGTCTACACCAACCGCAACGTCACCATCGAGACGCTGAAGGCTTAA